The Lepus europaeus isolate LE1 chromosome 21, mLepTim1.pri, whole genome shotgun sequence genome has a window encoding:
- the INO80E gene encoding INO80 complex subunit E isoform X3: MNGPADGEVDYKKKYRNLKRKLKFLIYEHECFQEELRKAQRKLLKVSRDKSFLLDRLLQYENVDEDSSDSDATASSDNSETEGTPKLSDTPAPKRKRSPPLGGAPSPPSLSLPAAAGFPLQASGAPSPYLSTMAVGPPDCSVGGPLAFPGRGAGAGVGAAALTPLPPPKLPPHTILSTVPRQMFSDAGSGDDALDGDDDLVIDIPE, translated from the exons ATGAACGGGCCGGCGGATGGCGAAGTGGACTACAAAAAGAAATACCGGAATCTGAAGCGGAAGCTCAAGTTCCTCATCTAC GAACACGAGTGCTTCCAGGAGGAGCTGAGAAAGGCACAGAGGAAACTGCTCAAGGTGTCCCGGGACAAGAG cttcctgctcgaTCGGCTGCTGCAATACGAGAACGTGGACGAGGACTCCTCTG ACTCGGATGCCACTGCTTCTTCCGATAACAGCGAGACAGAGGGAACGCCCAAGCTGTCAGACACACCAGCCCCCAAGAG GAAGAGAAGCCCTCCGCTGggcggcgccccctccccccccagcctctccctgcctgctgcagcaGGGTTTCCCCTTCAGGCCTCCGGGGCCCCCTCCCCCTACCTGAGCACG ATGGCGGTGGGCCCCCCAGACTGCTCCGTGGGCGGGCCGCTGGCCTTCccggggcgaggggcgggggctggggtcgGGGCTGCAGCGCtgacccctctgcctccccccaagCTGCCCCCACACACGATCCTGAGCACCGTCCCCCGGCAGATGTTCAGCGACGCGGGCAGCGGGGACGACGCCCTGGACGGGGACGACGACCTGGTGATCGACATCCCGGAGTGA
- the INO80E gene encoding INO80 complex subunit E isoform X2, with amino-acid sequence MNGPADGEVDYKKKYRNLKRKLKFLIYEHECFQEELRKAQRKLLKVSRDKSFLLDRLLQYENVDEDSSDSDATASSDNSETEGTPKLSDTPAPKRKRSPPLGGAPSPPSLSLPAAAGFPLQASGAPSPYLSTLASPPYPPLPSDYLALQLPEPSPLRPKREKRPHLPRKLKLPPHTILSTVPRQMFSDAGSGDDALDGDDDLVIDIPE; translated from the exons ATGAACGGGCCGGCGGATGGCGAAGTGGACTACAAAAAGAAATACCGGAATCTGAAGCGGAAGCTCAAGTTCCTCATCTAC GAACACGAGTGCTTCCAGGAGGAGCTGAGAAAGGCACAGAGGAAACTGCTCAAGGTGTCCCGGGACAAGAG cttcctgctcgaTCGGCTGCTGCAATACGAGAACGTGGACGAGGACTCCTCTG ACTCGGATGCCACTGCTTCTTCCGATAACAGCGAGACAGAGGGAACGCCCAAGCTGTCAGACACACCAGCCCCCAAGAG GAAGAGAAGCCCTCCGCTGggcggcgccccctccccccccagcctctccctgcctgctgcagcaGGGTTTCCCCTTCAGGCCTCCGGGGCCCCCTCCCCCTACCTGAGCACG CTGGCTTCCCCGCCCTACCCCCCACTCCCTTCTGACTACCTGGCCCTGCAGCTGCCTGAGCCCAGCCCCCTGAGGCCCAAGCGGGAGAAACGGCCCCACCTGCCCCGGAAACTCAAG CTGCCCCCACACACGATCCTGAGCACCGTCCCCCGGCAGATGTTCAGCGACGCGGGCAGCGGGGACGACGCCCTGGACGGGGACGACGACCTGGTGATCGACATCCCGGAGTGA
- the INO80E gene encoding INO80 complex subunit E isoform X1 — MNGPADGEVDYKKKYRNLKRKLKFLIYEHECFQEELRKAQRKLLKVSRDKSFLLDRLLQYENVDEDSSDSDATASSDNSETEGTPKLSDTPAPKRKRSPPLGGAPSPPSLSLPAAAGFPLQASGAPSPYLSTLASPPYPPLPSDYLALQLPEPSPLRPKREKRPHLPRKLKMAVGPPDCSVGGPLAFPGRGAGAGVGAAALTPLPPPKLPPHTILSTVPRQMFSDAGSGDDALDGDDDLVIDIPE, encoded by the exons ATGAACGGGCCGGCGGATGGCGAAGTGGACTACAAAAAGAAATACCGGAATCTGAAGCGGAAGCTCAAGTTCCTCATCTAC GAACACGAGTGCTTCCAGGAGGAGCTGAGAAAGGCACAGAGGAAACTGCTCAAGGTGTCCCGGGACAAGAG cttcctgctcgaTCGGCTGCTGCAATACGAGAACGTGGACGAGGACTCCTCTG ACTCGGATGCCACTGCTTCTTCCGATAACAGCGAGACAGAGGGAACGCCCAAGCTGTCAGACACACCAGCCCCCAAGAG GAAGAGAAGCCCTCCGCTGggcggcgccccctccccccccagcctctccctgcctgctgcagcaGGGTTTCCCCTTCAGGCCTCCGGGGCCCCCTCCCCCTACCTGAGCACG CTGGCTTCCCCGCCCTACCCCCCACTCCCTTCTGACTACCTGGCCCTGCAGCTGCCTGAGCCCAGCCCCCTGAGGCCCAAGCGGGAGAAACGGCCCCACCTGCCCCGGAAACTCAAG ATGGCGGTGGGCCCCCCAGACTGCTCCGTGGGCGGGCCGCTGGCCTTCccggggcgaggggcgggggctggggtcgGGGCTGCAGCGCtgacccctctgcctccccccaagCTGCCCCCACACACGATCCTGAGCACCGTCCCCCGGCAGATGTTCAGCGACGCGGGCAGCGGGGACGACGCCCTGGACGGGGACGACGACCTGGTGATCGACATCCCGGAGTGA
- the HIRIP3 gene encoding HIRA-interacting protein 3 — protein sequence MAREEEMQEFTRSFFRSRPDLSTLTHSIVRRRFLAYAGRDHLEPEEKQALKRLVEEELVKMQVDEGGTREDKLDLTGKAKRPPTPCSDSERKRPRFNSGSEPSSAASSPDCFGRPAENGMSGAEGGPGKEEAESPGPTSKTAESSDDQEQQEDLGAEAGLEASSEEDEGRVETRETCEEQEEPKGRTRKKAVAKSKQAAGKASARRKQAREESEDELAPQAAKKGAQSPRDSGRESQEEGEDWRQQAKSSRGKRPAREGDSGDSGEGQIHEAAGGGGGSGSGSDGSDDEPLARRSKAGTQGQDGDEARTAEPPAAGAAGGEDSDLEREGSDSEAGGSLKERKNRSSKKSAKRGRTRSSSSSSDGSPEPKGGKAGAARRGEDHPAVTRLKRYIRACGAHRNYKKLLGSCRSHKERLSVLRAELEALGMKGNPSLEKCRALKEQREAAAEVASLDVANIISGSGRPRRRTAWNPTAAAPGELYRRTLDSEEEGPRLAPTDWSHMRGIISSDGDST from the exons ATGGCGCGGGAGGAGGAGATGCAGGAGTTCACCCGCAGCTTCTTCCGAAGCCGCCCGGACCTGAG CACGCTCACGCACTCCATCGTGCGGCGGAGGTTCTTGGCTTACGCGGGTCGGGACCACCTGGAACCCGAGGAGAAGCAGGCGCTGAAGCGGTTGGTGGAGGAGGAGCTGGTGAAGATGCAG GTGGACGAAGGCGGTACCAGGGAAGACAAGCTCGACCTTACCGGGAAGGCGAAGAGGCCTCCCACCCCCTGCAGCGACTCGGAGAGAAAACGGCCCCGCTTCAACTCAGGGTCAG agcccAGTTCTGCAGCCTCCAGCCCAGACTGCTTTGGCCGGCCAGCAGAGAATGGCATGTCGGgagcggaaggtggcccaggcaAGGAGGAGGCGGAGAGTCCAGGGCCGACCTCCAAAACAGCAGAGAGCAGTGATGACCAAGAGCAGCAGGAAGACCTGGGCGCAGAGGCCGGCTTGGAGGCCAGCAGTGAGGAGGACGAGGGCCGTGTGGAGACCCGCGAGACCTGCGAGGAGCAAGAGGAACCCAAAGGCAGGACTAGGAAGAAAGCTGTGGCCAAAAGCAAGCAGGCAGCGGGCAAGGCCTCAGCGAGGAGGAAGCAGGCCAGGGAAGAAAGTGAGGACGAACTTGCTCCCCAGGCGGCGAAGAAGGGAGCACAGAGCCCCCGGGACAGCGGCAGGGAgagccaggaggagggggaggattGGAGACAGCAAGCCAAGAGCAGCAGAGGGAAAAGGCCGGCCCGGGAGGGGGACTCGGGGGACAGTGGGGAAGGGCAGATCCACGAGGCagccggcggcgggggcggcagtggcagtggcagtgaTGGGAGTGACGATGAGCCGCTGGCGCGCAGAAGCAAGGCCGGGACCCAGGGCCAGGATGGGGACGAGGCCCGCACGGCGGAGCCCCCGGCTGCAGGCGCCGCCGGCGGGGAGGACAGCGacctggagagggaggggagcgACAGTGAGGCAGGGGGCAGCCTCAAGGAGAGGAAGAACCGCTCTTCCAAGAAGAGCGCCAAGAGAGGCAGGACGCGAAGCTCGTCTTCCTCCTCGGACGGAAGTCCGGAGCCCAAAGGCGGGAAG GCCGGCGCGGCTCGTCGTGGTGAGGACCACCCGGCCGTGACGAGGCTGAAGCGCTACATCCGGGCCTGCGGTGCCCATCGCAACTACAAGAAGCTGCTGGGCTCCTGTCGCTCCCACAAGGAGCGCCTGAGCGTCCTCCGGGCGGAGCTGGAAGCCCTGGGCATGAAGG GTAACCCCTCCTTAGAGAAGTGCAGGGCCCTGAAGGAGCAGCGGGAGGCGGCGGCCGAGGTGGCCTCCCTGGACGTTGCCAACATCATCAGTGGTTCAG GCCGGCCACGCAGACGCACAGCTTGGAACCCCACAGCAGCTGCCCCCGGGGAGCTGTACCGCAGGACCCTGGACTCGGAGGAGGAAGGGCCCCGCCTGGCCCCCACGGACTGGTCCCACATGCGCGGCATCATCAGCAGTGACGGCGACAGTACCTGA